Sequence from the Fodinibius salicampi genome:
GAGGACAACAAGATAAAAAATCGGGAACAGTTCTTTTATTCCCGCTTTTTATTATTACTATCTGATTGAAAAAGCGGGTTGTCGCGATCTACTATAGGTAAATCATATATTTGGTAGACTCCGAATTCAAACTGGTTATTGATATAGGGAGCCACCGTTTTCATAAACTGCCACATCCAGTCGGGACCGATACTTCTTTCCAGCTCTTTGCGATAGGCTTCTACGGCCATATCAAGATATTCCTGACCCTTAAAAGGGGGAGTATAGTATTCCGTTTCACTGGGAACTTCATAACTGCCCATTTCACTCATAATGCCCCCCGACATTGAACGGTCAAATTTAGACTGCATATTCAGCTTCCGTTCTTCCTGCTCAGGTTCAATTTCTTGCCTAGTAGTATCTGTTTCTTGAGCAAAGGTGATTGTTGGGATCACCCCAAAGAAAAGGAGGAGTAAGAAAAACCGGCGATATGTAAGGTTCCTTTTTGCCAATAAATAGTATTTTATTCAGTGATCATTCAGGTATAATAACTGAAAAGTAATCAATTTGTTATATCCGGAGCTGTTTTTTTAATGGAGTGGGCAAGCACATGGGCCAGAGTATCCAGTTCTTCTTCACTGATAATCAGGGGAGGAATCAGTCTAATTACATTACCACTGGTACAGTTCGAGAGAACTCCCTGTTCCATCATTGCAGTTACTACCGGACGCCCTTCAAAGGCGAGCTCCACACCAATCATGAGTCCTTTACCCCGAATATCCTTCACCGATGGAAGATCTTGAGTAAGATTACGAATTTTCTGTCTTAGGAATACACCTTTTTCTTTTGCTGCCTCCGAGAGATTTTCATCGAGGATAGTCTTAATAGCAGCAAGGGAAGCAGCACAGGCCAGGGGATTTCCTCCATAGGTACTGCCGTGGGCTCCATAGTACATGGACTGAGCAACTTTTGACTGGCAAAGCATACCGCCGATGGGAAAGCCTCCGCCCATGGCCTTAGCTACCGCAATAATATCGGGCTGTATTTCATAGTGCTCAAAGCTAAACATCCGTCCCGTGCGGGCCATTCCGGTCTGTACTTCATCCACAATAAACAGGGCATTGTGCTGATCGCAAAGATTTCTAATTTCCTGTATAAATTTTGGGGAGGCGATCTGTAATCCTCCTGAACCCTGTACGGTTTCCAAGACCACTCCCAGAGTTTGATCATTAAAATTGGCTTTTAATGCGTAAATATCATTAAAATCGACCTCATAAAAGCCTTCTAAGAGGGGATCATATCCTTTAGTATACTTATCCATGCCCATGGATATTGTAGCTACTGTACGGCCATGGAAAGCGTTTTTTACCGTTATAATCGGTCCTTTTTTGTGATTTTGGGTTCCAAATAGCCTTGCTGCCTTAAGAGTAGCTTCCATCGCTTCACCTCCACTGTTACAGAGAAAACCGTGACTCATCCCGGATATTTCAGTAAGCAGTTGCAGTAGTTCCGCCTGCGATTTACTGTAATAAAAATTTGAAATATGCATTAACTCAGCGGACTGTTTTTGGACGGCTTTAACCACCTTGGGGTGGCAGTGTCCCAAGCTGTTTACAGCGATGCCAGCCAGGGCATCGAGGTACTGATTTCCGTCCTCATCCCAGACCTTTGTACCTTGACCTTTCACCAGGGTAAGTGGAAATCGATTGTAGACGGGTAGGTGATATTTCTCCGTGATCTGTTGGGCATTCATGGATACAGATTTAAGGATTAAAAAAGTGTTTTTTGTTGATTTGATATAGCCAATAGTAATAAAAAATAAAGGCTATTCCGCAATAGTAATTCGGTAAGTCTGAATTATTTATTTACCCAAAATAGAAGTTGCAATTCCCTGGCTATATTTTTTGTGGCTGTTTGGTTGACTAACTAAGAAGGAGGTAAATATTACTACCCAAAGTAAGACCCGGATACTCACTTTAAGCTTGATCAGTCATTTTGACAGA
This genomic interval carries:
- a CDS encoding aspartate aminotransferase family protein, which gives rise to MNAQQITEKYHLPVYNRFPLTLVKGQGTKVWDEDGNQYLDALAGIAVNSLGHCHPKVVKAVQKQSAELMHISNFYYSKSQAELLQLLTEISGMSHGFLCNSGGEAMEATLKAARLFGTQNHKKGPIITVKNAFHGRTVATISMGMDKYTKGYDPLLEGFYEVDFNDIYALKANFNDQTLGVVLETVQGSGGLQIASPKFIQEIRNLCDQHNALFIVDEVQTGMARTGRMFSFEHYEIQPDIIAVAKAMGGGFPIGGMLCQSKVAQSMYYGAHGSTYGGNPLACAASLAAIKTILDENLSEAAKEKGVFLRQKIRNLTQDLPSVKDIRGKGLMIGVELAFEGRPVVTAMMEQGVLSNCTSGNVIRLIPPLIISEEELDTLAHVLAHSIKKTAPDITN